One Pseudonocardia sediminis DNA window includes the following coding sequences:
- a CDS encoding Asp23/Gls24 family envelope stress response protein: protein MSTTASTTPTIPSPSPRTGSPTPPAPGALATGQGNTHIADTVVSKIAGVAAREVTGIHRLGGGAARALGSLRERIPGASTSASQGVSVEVGEKQAAVDIDVVVEYGVAISDLASAVRRNVTAAVQGMTGLEVVEVNLTVNDVHLPSDDADDSGSGSGSGSGSGNTDRSFAAPRVR, encoded by the coding sequence ATGAGCACCACTGCCTCCACCACCCCGACGATTCCCAGCCCGTCCCCGCGCACGGGTTCGCCCACGCCGCCGGCTCCCGGCGCGCTCGCGACCGGTCAGGGCAACACCCACATCGCCGACACCGTGGTCTCGAAGATCGCGGGGGTGGCGGCGCGCGAGGTGACCGGCATCCACCGTCTCGGCGGCGGCGCGGCCCGTGCGCTGGGCTCGCTGCGCGAGCGGATCCCCGGCGCCAGCACCAGCGCGAGCCAGGGTGTGAGCGTCGAGGTCGGGGAGAAGCAGGCCGCCGTCGACATCGACGTCGTCGTCGAGTACGGCGTCGCGATCTCCGACCTCGCCTCGGCGGTCCGCCGCAACGTCACGGCGGCGGTGCAGGGGATGACCGGGCTGGAGGTCGTCGAGGTCAACCTCACCGTCAACGACGTCCACCTGCCCTCCGACGACGCGGACGACTCCGGCTCCGGTAGCGGTTCGGGCAGCGGTTCCGGCAACACCGACCGTTCGTTCGCGGCACCGCGCGTCCGCTGA
- the katG gene encoding catalase/peroxidase — translation MSDQHPTVESEMNREEDGGCPIDHGRISHPTEGGSNQSWWPNQLNLKILRTQQPASDPFHGEFDYAAEFATVDLDELARDVDGVITTSQDWWPADHGSYAGFFIRMAWHSAGTYRTYDGRGGAGAGMQRFAPLNSWPDNGNLDKARRLLWPVKQKWGRKVSWADLIVFAGNRAHEISGFPMFGFAGGRVDVWEPEEDIYWGSEGTWLGNEARYGGSKDINTRELEKPLGASHMGLIYVNPEGPDASGDPIAAARDIRETFGRMAMNDEETAALIVGGHTLGKTHGAANPDENGNVGPEPEAADITEQGLGWKQNFGKGKGRDAITSGLEVIWTRTPNRWSHDYLKHLYAYEWVPEKSPAGANQFVAKDAEAIIPDPEQGQPNRKPTMLVTDVSMRVDPVYGEITRRWLDNPSEFEDTYRRAWYKLTHRDMGPRDRYLGAWVPNEELLWQDPVPAVDHELVSADDVASIKAKVLESGLSVTELVSIAWASASTFRQSDKRGGANGGRIRLEPQVSWEVNDPDTLRTVISKLESIQSDVNGSLTGGKKISFADLVVLAGSAAVEKAAKDAGQNVSVPFTPGRTDATQEKTDTESFSYLEPTADGFRNYRGKGHTLPGEFLLVDRANLLGVTAPEMTVLVGGLRVLGANAGGSTAGVFTDSVGTLTNDFFTNLLGPAVQWRSVAGDDDSFEAVDASGAVTWTGTRADLVFGSNSELRAVAEVYASDDAKEKFVNDFVAAWTKVMNADRYDVAL, via the coding sequence GTGTCTGACCAGCACCCCACCGTCGAGAGCGAAATGAACAGGGAGGAGGACGGCGGCTGCCCGATCGACCACGGTCGCATCTCCCACCCCACCGAGGGCGGCAGCAACCAGAGCTGGTGGCCCAACCAGCTCAACCTGAAGATCCTGCGCACCCAGCAGCCCGCCTCCGACCCGTTCCACGGCGAGTTCGACTACGCCGCGGAGTTCGCCACCGTCGACCTCGACGAGCTGGCGCGCGACGTCGACGGGGTCATCACCACCTCGCAGGACTGGTGGCCGGCCGACCACGGCAGCTACGCCGGGTTCTTCATCCGGATGGCCTGGCACTCCGCGGGCACCTACCGCACCTACGACGGCCGCGGCGGCGCCGGTGCCGGCATGCAGCGCTTCGCCCCGCTCAACAGCTGGCCCGACAACGGCAACCTGGACAAGGCCCGCCGGCTGCTCTGGCCGGTCAAGCAGAAGTGGGGCCGCAAGGTCTCCTGGGCCGACCTGATCGTCTTCGCGGGCAACCGCGCCCACGAGATCTCCGGCTTCCCGATGTTCGGGTTCGCCGGCGGTCGCGTCGACGTCTGGGAGCCCGAGGAGGACATCTACTGGGGCTCGGAGGGCACGTGGCTCGGCAACGAGGCGCGGTACGGCGGCTCCAAGGACATCAACACCCGTGAGCTGGAGAAGCCCCTCGGCGCCTCCCACATGGGTCTGATCTACGTCAACCCGGAGGGCCCGGACGCGAGCGGTGACCCGATCGCCGCGGCCCGCGACATCCGCGAGACCTTCGGCCGGATGGCGATGAACGACGAGGAGACCGCGGCGCTGATCGTCGGCGGCCACACCCTCGGCAAGACCCACGGCGCCGCCAACCCGGACGAGAACGGCAACGTCGGCCCCGAGCCGGAGGCCGCCGACATCACCGAGCAGGGCCTGGGCTGGAAGCAGAACTTCGGCAAGGGCAAGGGCCGCGACGCCATCACCTCGGGCCTCGAGGTCATCTGGACCCGCACCCCGAACCGGTGGAGCCACGACTACCTCAAGCACCTCTACGCCTACGAGTGGGTGCCGGAGAAGTCGCCGGCCGGCGCGAACCAATTCGTCGCCAAGGACGCCGAGGCGATCATCCCGGACCCGGAGCAGGGTCAGCCGAACCGCAAGCCGACGATGCTGGTCACCGACGTGTCCATGCGCGTCGACCCGGTCTACGGCGAGATCACCCGCCGCTGGCTCGACAACCCGTCCGAGTTCGAGGACACCTACCGCCGCGCCTGGTATAAGCTGACCCACCGCGACATGGGCCCGCGTGACCGCTACCTCGGCGCCTGGGTCCCGAACGAGGAGCTGCTCTGGCAGGACCCGGTCCCGGCCGTGGACCACGAGCTCGTCTCCGCCGACGACGTCGCGTCGATCAAGGCGAAGGTGCTCGAGTCCGGCCTGTCGGTCACCGAACTGGTCAGCATCGCCTGGGCCTCGGCCTCGACGTTCCGCCAGTCGGACAAGCGCGGTGGCGCCAACGGCGGTCGCATCCGTCTGGAGCCGCAGGTGAGCTGGGAGGTCAACGACCCGGACACCCTGCGCACCGTGATCTCGAAGCTGGAGTCGATCCAGTCCGACGTCAACGGCTCGCTGACCGGCGGGAAGAAGATCTCCTTCGCCGACCTGGTCGTCCTCGCCGGCTCCGCCGCCGTCGAGAAGGCCGCGAAGGACGCCGGGCAGAACGTCTCCGTGCCGTTCACCCCGGGCCGCACCGACGCCACCCAGGAGAAGACCGACACCGAGTCGTTCTCCTACCTGGAGCCGACGGCCGACGGCTTCCGGAACTACCGCGGCAAGGGCCACACCCTGCCCGGCGAGTTCCTGCTCGTCGACCGGGCGAACCTGCTCGGCGTCACCGCCCCGGAGATGACCGTGCTGGTCGGCGGCCTGCGTGTGCTGGGCGCCAACGCCGGTGGCTCGACGGCCGGCGTGTTCACCGACTCCGTCGGCACGCTGACCAACGACTTCTTCACCAACCTGCTCGGCCCGGCCGTGCAGTGGCGTTCGGTCGCCGGTGACGACGACTCGTTCGAGGCCGTCGACGCCTCCGGTGCGGTCACGTGGACCGGCACCCGGGCCGACCTGGTGTTCGGCTCGAACTCCGAGCTGCGCGCCGTCGCGGAGGTCTACGCCTCCGACGACGCGAAGGAGAAGTTCGTCAACGACTTCGTCGCCGCGTGGACCAAGGTCATGAACGCCGACCGTTACGACGTCGCGCTCTGA
- a CDS encoding Fur family transcriptional regulator, with amino-acid sequence MPTTSNFEQMLRGASLRVTRPRLSVLSAVHSQPHLDTDSIIGVVRADLGEVSHQAVYDVLRALTAAGLVRRIQPTGSPARYESRVGDNHHHVVCRSCGTIADVDCAVGEVPCLTASDDHGFTIDEAEVIYWGVCPDCSTTTRTDPPRKDSRV; translated from the coding sequence GTGCCAACGACGTCGAACTTCGAGCAGATGCTGCGCGGGGCCTCCCTGCGCGTGACGCGTCCTCGACTCTCGGTGCTGTCCGCGGTGCACTCCCAGCCGCACCTCGACACGGACTCGATCATCGGCGTCGTGCGTGCGGATCTCGGCGAGGTGTCGCACCAGGCGGTCTACGACGTGCTGCGCGCGTTGACGGCCGCCGGCCTGGTGCGGCGCATCCAGCCGACCGGTTCCCCCGCGCGCTACGAGTCGCGGGTGGGCGACAACCACCACCATGTCGTCTGCAGGTCGTGCGGAACGATCGCCGACGTCGACTGCGCGGTGGGCGAGGTCCCCTGCCTCACCGCCTCCGACGACCACGGCTTCACGATCGACGAGGCCGAGGTCATCTACTGGGGCGTGTGCCCCGACTGCTCCACCACAACACGCACCGATCCACCCCGGAAGGATTCCCGTGTCTGA